The Reichenbachiella carrageenanivorans region CACCTCGAAGGAGGCATCCGCGTTCCTTTTCTCATGAGATGGACGGGCGTGATCGACAAAAAATCGACCTATGCCTACCCCATCAGTACCTTGGATCTGTTGCCCACTTTCGTTAAAGCAGCTGGTGGCCATCCCGATACGATTGCCTCGTTGGACGGTGTAGATCTTATGCCCTATGTTTTGGGCAATAACTCGGATAGACCACACCAAACGCTGTATTGGAAGAAAGAAAACCGTGGAGCCATCCGAGAAGGAGATTGGAAGCTGTTGCGTTTTCCAGATCGGCCAGCCGAGCTGTACTATCTGCCTACAGACGCATCCGAAACCAACAATTTGGCTACAGCTAACCCAGAAAAAGTGAAAGCCATGTACAAAAATCTCTTTGCATGGGAGCTCACACTAGAGCGGCCAAAGTGGCAACTCCAGCGCAAGTACGAAGGCGCCGCTATGAAGAGAATGGATGATTATAAAAAGAAGTAGATAATGAGAAATAAAGGTTTTATTGAATCAGTAGGGTTGATTGTTGGATTGCTGCTATCGCCAGCTATCCTATTTGCGCAAACAGTAGTGGATGTTCATGTCAATCTAGTTCATAAGGTAGGTGATGTCACCACTTTCGACCGAAGCAAGTTTGTTGTGATTCATGCCAATTTCACAGACAATGACTGGACAGGATCGGAGGAAGTTTTTAAATACTTGGCCGATGACTTAGATGTTTATTTTGGGAGAGACAATGGCAGCCTTGGCTGGTATATGAATCAGGCGACTGAGGATGCCGATAGGTCTGGATATGTGAATCCTAGTTATTATGACCAGCAGGGCTCGTATGTAAAAAAAACAGTATATGGGCAGCAAAAAGCTAGTTTTCACCCTTACGAATCAAAATCAGATGTATTGGTAGGAGGGCAGACACATGTTTTTTGGGAGGGCAATAGCACCCACCCGTGCTGTGGAGGCACAGGATGGGAAATAGCAAGTCCAGAAGCCATGGGTGAGTTCATGGGAAATTATTTCAATAAATTTTATAGAGACGCAGATGAGTCTTCGACTATGGGGGCTCTTCGCCCTCGTTTTATGGAGATACTAAACGAGCCCCTCTATGAATTGATTGATGGTGTGCCAGAGAGCACGGTCACTCCTCTTGATGTATTTACTTTTCATAATCAGGTGGCGGATGAGATTCGTTTGCACAACGACCAGATCCTGATCGGGGGATATACGGCAGCTTTTCCATATTATGATGAAAACAATTTTCAACGATGGAATGATAGAATGAAGTTGTTTTATGACACATCGGGTGATAAAATGGACTTTGTATCGATCCACCTTTATGATTTCAATAAGCACCATTACAACAATGGTTCGGCCTTTCATGGACCGATAAACTATAAGGGGAGTAGAATAGAAGCCACGCTGGACATGATGCAGCAATATAGCTACATGAGTCTAGGAGAGGTGAAGCCCTTGCTGATCTCAGAGTATGGCGGCAGAGACCATTCTATTGAGTGGAAAACTTGGTCAGCGATCAGGGATTGGCAGTTTATGAAATCCATTAGCCCCATGCTGATGCAATTTATGAGACGTCCCGATGAAATTCTAAAAACGATTCCATTCATCACAGCCAAAGCGGATTGGGGTTATAAAAATGTGCCTTACCCTTGGCGACTCCTGCGCAAGGCCAACGAACCTGAAGCCTATGAGGGAGCGTGGGTATATACCGAGATGATCAAGTTTTATGAACTTTGGTCTGATGTGAAAGGCACCCGAGTGTTTACACAATCTTCCAACCCCGATGTACTAGTAGATAGCTATGTAGATGGCCAGACGCTTTATGTGATTTTGAGCAATCTGAATTTTGAGAATGAGCAAGTTCAGATTGCATTAGAAGACCTGACGTCCAACGTAGAAAGCATCAATATCAAGCAGCTATACCTTAGCGGTCAGGCACCCGTGTTGGACAAAGACGAGCTGTCAGCATCCGCTAATATAGCTGTAGAGCTTGCCCCTGAGGCTACGGCCATTTTGGCGATAGCTTTGGGTGAGACGCCAGCCCTGAGCGAACAAGTGAAAGAGGTGAAGTACTATGCAGACGCCTACCTAAAGCCTATAGAGGCAGGAAAATCACAAAACTTCACGTTCAGTAACGTATCCACTTCAGCAGTGAGTCGTGCGCTGCTACGTATTGGAATCGGGCGTACCCATGAGTTGTCTAAGCAGCCCGTGGTGTCGGTCAATGGGACGCCACTTGTTGTCCCCACCAATTATGCAGGTGACTCGCAAGCACTGCGCAATCAATTTTTTGGATTGTTGGAGGTCGAAGTACCAGCGGCGTTGTTGAAAACGGAGAACAATGTGGAGGTGTCTTTTGCAGATGCGGGAGGGCACATAAGTAGTGTGACCATGCAGGTTTTCGAAAGCACCCGTGACTTGGGGGCAGACGATGATCTAATCTTGGGTACCTCTGCCGGAGGTCAAAACTTTGAATTGTTTCCAAATCCAGCAGCCTCTCAGTTGCAAGTATCACTTCCTCAAGAGGCACACATGATCATGATCTATCGCTTAGATGGAGTGGTGAAATGGCAGTCTAGTGTATCAACCCACCACCTGGTCATATCAACAGAAAGCTGGCCTCGTGGCTTGTATGTAGCTGAAGTATATGATCGGTCTGGAAAAAGAAGTGTGAAGAAATTGGTGCTGAAGTGAGTCTGAACTTAGCCTAAAACAAGAATGAATAACCAAATGATGAAAACATTGTACGCGTTGTGCTTAGGATTTTTGATGCTTGATTGCACCGCACCTCAGAGCGATACCTATACACTGATAGATTTTGACACGGATTATGATAGTCTGCAGATCCGTTCGGGAGGAGAGTTTGTCCAATACATAAATGGAGAAAATGGGCGAGCCATAGTTTATCAAACACGATATGGCCAGACGCCCGGGCTAGTATTGGGAGATACGAAAGCCAACCCCTGGCAACTCACGGGGTATCATACCGTGAAGGCCGATGTGACCAATACGGGCGACGTGCCTCTACAAGCCGAGATGTTTGTGGGCAACGACCCCGACGGACTGGTGCGCTGGTACTGTTCGGACTATGTAGATCTAGCACCAGGAGAGTCCAAGACCATCACCGTGCCCTTGGCATGGACACCTTGGGTGTTTGAGCCACAGCTCCATATCGTGGGAATGAGAGGGGCACCCGGTCAGCTCAAAACCGATGTGACCAAGATTCATTCGATCACTTTCGTGTCTCGATATGCTACAGTACCTACTTCGTTTTCTATAGACAATATCAGAGCCGAAGGCAGGCTAGAAGTACGAGATACCACGGGCTTTTTTCCTTTTGTAGATGCCTATGGACAATACAAACATCGTGACTGGCCAGGCAAGACGCTGAGCGATTCTGCTTTGCGCCAAGACATCGCCCTAGAGGATCTCGATTTACAGACTCAACCCCAAAATCTTGATGCATTTGGAGGCTGGACGGCAGGCCCTCAGTTGGCTGCCACAGGTTTTTTCCGTACGGAAAAGTATCAAGGCAAATGGTGGATGGTAGACCCTGAAGGCTACCTGTTTTGGAGCAATGGGCTCAACTGTGTGAATAGTCGCATGACCTTGACAGGAATAGCGGGGAGAGAAAAGTATTTTGAAAACTTACCCGCTCAGGATTCGCCATTGGTGGCATTTTATCGAGAGGGGCAGTGGGCGTCGCACGGCTTTTACCAAGGCAAGACACCGTTTGAAGCCTATAGCTTCTATGAAGCCAATCTGTATAGAAAATTTGGTGATGCTTGGCAGGCATCTTTTCGCGACCTTACGCACAGACGATTTAGAAGTTGGGGTATGAATACCTTCGGCAATGTGTCTGACAATACGCTTCGTCAAGAACAAAGAACGCCGTATGTGGGTACTGTCTGGATCAGAGACACTCCAAAAATCGAAGGTTCCGAAGGCTTTTGGGGCAAGTTTCACGACGTGTTTGATCCGGCTTTCAGACTAGCGGTTCGCCAGTCTATGGAGGGGCAAAAGATAGGAGCGAACGATCCGTGGTGCATTGGTTTTTTCGTGGACAACGAACTCTCTTGGGGCGTGCTCGGATCGCTCACTATAGGTGTGATCAAAAGCCCCGCCACGCAGCCCGCCAAGGTCGAGTGGGTCAATGACCTCAAGGCCAAATACAACACCACTGAGCACATCAACGAGGCCTGGAAGATCGACTATCAGAATTGGGAAGAGGTGCTCCGTAGCCAGGAGGTGCCTGATTTGGAATGGGCGCAAGCCGATCTGAATGCCTTCTATGCCAAAATCGCTCAGACGTATTTTAGAATCATCAGCGAAGAACTGGCGCAAGTAGCACCCAATCATTTGTATCTCGGCTGTCGATTTGCCTGGGCCAACAATGAAGCGACTGTGCGTGCAGCTGCCCAGTATTGCGACGTGGTCAGTTTCAACAAATACGAATACAGTATTGCCGACTTGTCTCTGCCTAGTGGAGTAGACAAGCCCGTAATGATCGGGGAGTATCACTTTGGAGCTACAGATAGAGGGCACATCCACCCAGGAGTAAAAGTAGCCCAAGATCAAGCCGAGCGAGGCAAGAGGTACGAATCCTATATCCAAGGCGCTTTGCGCAATCCGCAGATCGTAGGCGCACACTGGTTTCAGTACACCGATCAGGCCATGACGGGGCGAGAAGATGGTGAAAACTACAACGTGGGATTTGTAGATATCTGCGATAAGCCCTATTCCGAACTGATCGAAAAAGTCCGTGAGACCAACTATCAAATGTACGAATGGAGGTTAGGCGGATAGCCTTGTCTATAGAGAGTCTATAGAAAAAGCAGGGTTTTCTGAAATGGCAATGTCAGTTTTGTGAAAAACCTAAAAGGTATGGATTGGAAAGGAAAAATAATAGTGTTGTGTGTTGTTCTGGGAGCCTGTAGTCAAGCGACACACGAATCGAAAATAGTTTCAAAACCTATTGCAGTACAGCTTATGCTGAAAGATGATTGCTTTTCGTGTCATGCCACTTATGAGCAAAACATAGCACCTCCATACATGGATATATCCAAGAGATATGCGGAGTATAGCGAAGTGGTGAAACCCAAATTGATACAGAAGGTCATCAATGGAGGAGGAGGATTGTGGTACGGAGGCAATATGTCGCCGCATCCTTTTTTAAAACCAGAAGAGGTGTCTGGTATGGTAGAATGGGTATTGTCTTTAGATGAGCGAGATAGTACTGATTTGAAGAAATCTGAAAGTTTGAAAAACACAAGCGCTGAAGGAGTGTTTGCAGTGGAAATTGTGCAAGCTGATTTATCATTCATACATGGGTATGTGGATCAGATCCATTTAGAAACGGATCAATTTCTTGAATGGCAGTCAGCTGGTAAAACGCTCCGCTTTTCTGCCAACGTAGAGCTGAAAATACCTGGTCGGTATATGTTTCACTTGCACAAAACAGGACAAGGCAGTCTGACGATAGATGGGCAAGTAGTAATCTCCAATCGGGCTAAAGATATGGAAGCCATTAGAACATTAACAGCAGGTTTACATAAAATAGAGGTAACGTACATACCTTTAGGGAAATCGGATGCACTCAAGTTGAGTTGGCTTACTCCAACTATGAGCCATTATCATGTGATGAAATTTTGAAGCGCAGATGAATTTCCTGCTTTCATTTAGCCAAATGCTATCGCACTACTATCCTTTTAGTTTCTAGCTGACCATTAGAATAGTTGATGTTCAACAGATAAGTGCCTGCATTTAGCAGTGAGATATTGAGTGTCTTGTTTTTACTATTGATCTGCTCCATTCCTATTTTTTTGCCATCGATTTGCAAGATGGTAATATTTCGGATCAAGAGACTAGATTGAACATGTAAAGTGTCATTGGCAGGGTTTGGATATATTCGAATAGATGAGGCAGGGTCATCAGCAGATAACACAAATTCGTTATTCTCCTCATTCACTTCTTTGTCCACATAATTAGGATCTACCACTGGTTTGTACACTCTAATCCAATCCACCTTCATGGTGTTTTTATTAGGGTCATTGAGCTCTGCGTCTGTAGGCGTACGGTCAGCTTCTACATGCCAATCCTGAGACTCTACATTGATGATGATATCCAGTTCTTTGGTATATCCATTTCCGTTTTGATAATTATACGGGTCGATCACACTTGTACTCGAAGCATTGCTGGCTGTTTCTAAAGTTTGAAAAGAGTACGTGTTGCCCGTAGCATGCTGGGTTATTTTCTGATACCCATTTTCAAAGTCTAGTTGGCCATTGGTCATGCTTGGGTAGGTATAAAACCAAGTATTTCCTTTCTTAGTGGCAAAGGCTTTGTCGTACATCACACGCACACGCTCGCCATCGATATAATACTCGAAGTGGATAGGGCTGATCCAATTTACCCCTATTCTGATATATTTTCTTTCTCCATTGTTCCACGCATACTCGCCCCAGCTGCTTACACCAGATCGCTCCCACCAGCTATTAAGATCTCTTGGTTGATAATCTTGAAAAGGGTTTCTGATAAAGGAGTGATGACTGAGGTGGATGAATTTGGCGAAAAAAGCGTTGCCATTGTCTGCTCCGCCGTAGCACTCTATGATATCGATCTCTTGGGTATCGTCTGGGCTGAGTAGCCACACATCCGAAGCCAGAGTGATGTTGGCCACACTCACGCTAGATTCTACAAACACTGGATATTTTACTTTGTTGTTGGAGGTGATGCAGCCGGCATTTACACCCGGTACACCCATTTTGGAAGTACTAGGGTTTCTTGAAGACTTGATCACTAGATCACTACCATCTACCGATACATGGTCGTATTGCCAGTAGGTAGTGCCAGGGCCATTCCATCCGTTGTGGTAAAAATTGTACCATTTGTCTTCGCCAAAATTGCTTTTGGACTTCACCGCAGTAAAAGTATAATTGAAGTCATCAGAAGGAGCGGGTTGCAACTCCCATTTGTAGCCCTGAGCAGCCTCGGCAGGTACGGCGACGTCTTTCCAGTCTTGTGCTTGGACGGACGAACTAAGGTAGGTGACAATTAAAATGAATATGATCTTTCTCATGCTGATTCTTTACTAATATTAGCCTGTCAGTAAAACTAGAGGCTCAAATTAAACGAGCCAAAAATGAGCTTAAATTAGGACTAGACATGAACTAGACAAAAAGGCGTTTTATGGAGATATGGACAGGTCATGAAGTCTGTATTGGAGGCTATGAATTTACGATGGGGCGTGTGGAAGATTCACGGATATTTAGCAGGCCATCGAAGGTGATGGTTTGAGGTGTGTTGAAACCATGCTCTATCTGTCGAAGCAAAAGCTCTGCTGCACTGGCTCCCATTTCTACGGCGGGTTGTGTAATGCTCGTGAGTGGAGGGTAAGCCAGCGGAGCCATGGGGGTTTCGGTACAGCCCACGATGGCGATATCTTGAGGGATATTGATATGGTACGTACGGAGCGCTTTCATGGCACCTAGGGCCACAGGATCGTTGATGCAAAAAAGCGCTTCGGGTACATCTTCTTTTTGGATAAGCTGTGTGGTAGCCAGTTCGCCAGCTTCTGCGGTGAGCCCAGCCGCTATTATTTTATAATTACTTTCAGGGATTTTATGTTTTTCCATGGCTTTGAGAAACCCCGCCTTGCGTTTTTTGCTTACCGAAAACTGTGGGTCGCCCGACAGATGATAGATCGTTTGGTAGCCTTGATTGATGAGATGCTCCGTGGCAAATAGACTCCACTTGTAGTCGTCGAAGATGATCTTAGACCCGATAAATCCTGCACTGATACGACCCAGAAATACGATGGGTACCCCTTGGCTTATTTGTTTTTTGAAATACAAGATATTGTCATGCTCATTGATGGGACACACGATCAGACCGTCTACAAAATTATCGAGGAGGGTTTTTGTGTTGTTTCGTTCAAGATCAGGATTTTCGTCGGATTGCATGATCAGTACTTGATAGCCTTTGGCAATCAAAACCTGCTGTACACCGATAATGACCCGAGCGTAAAAATCATTGATAAACTCAGGAACAATGATGCCTATATTGAGGGATTGCTGTTTGATGAGTTTTTTGGCGATCGGGTTCGGGCGATAACCCAGCTCGTCAGCTACGCTAAGGATGCGAGCTTTGGTTTCGGGCTTGATGTCGTATTTGTCATTGAAAGCTCTAGATACTGAAGAGATAGACACACCCAGTTTTCGAGCTACATCTTTGATCGTTACATGTTTCATGTGTCAAAAGTAGAGCGAAGCAGATAGTTTTCGGAAACGTTTCCGGAAATAAAAAGGCTGTTTTAGAAGTGTTTTGAGAAATAAATTGAAGTCAATGATTTATTTTTTATTGGACAGATCAATTTGCAAAACGATTAGACACAAATGATACAATGGGTATTCTGGATTTAGGAGTTGTTTTTGTATTCGCCATATTGGTTTTTGCCTGTGGTATGAGTTTTTCCCGTTCGGGCAAAAGCGTAAAATCTTTTTTTGCTGCAGGTGGTGCTTTGCCGTGGTGGATGAGCGGGTTGTCTTTGTTTATGAGTTTTTTCTCCGCCGGCACATTCGTGGTGTGGGGTTCTATTGCTTATACGAGTGGGTGGGTGGCTGTGACTATCCAATGGACCATGTGTTTGGCCGGTGTGTTGGTCGCTGTATTTGTAGCGCCACGCTGGCAGCGTACAAAGGTGCTTACTGCTGCTTCCTACATCACGAAGCGTTTTGGTGAGCAGGTGCAAAAAGTCTATACTTACCTTTTTCTTCTTATCAGTATGTTTACTACAGGGGCGTTTTTGTATCCTGTGGCTAAGATCGTAGAGGTGTCTACAGGCCTTCCTATTTGGATTAGCATCATATTCCTTGGAGTATTGATATTGATATATACCGCTGTGGGTGGTCTGTGGGCAGTGATTGTCACGGATGTATTGCAGTTTGTTGTATTGTCGGCAGTAGTTATTATTATGGTGCCGCTCTCATTAGATCAAGTAGGTGGTTTGCAGGGTTTTATCGATGGCGTGCCAGATGGTTTTTTTGCCTTGGCAAGTGGCGAATACACCTGGGGTTTTTTGTTGGCCTTCGGTCTATACAATCTTTTCTTTATTGCGGGCAACTGGGCCTATGTACAACGCTACGTCAGTGTGTCGAGTCCTAAAGAAGCCAAAAAAGTTGGTTGGCTTTTTTCAGCGTTATACTTAGTCAGTCCCATCATATGGATGCTGCCACCCATGATATTTAGAGTGCTCAACCCAAGCCTAGATGGCCTAGCCGACGAAGGAGCCTATATGCTTATCAGCAAGGCCGTGATGCCTGCTGGCATGCTAGGTCTCATGCTCGGTGGGATGGTTTTTGCCACGTCGAGTTCGGTCAATACCACACTCAATGTATCGGCGAGTGTGATTGTCAATGATCTGTACAAGTTGTTTTTTCCTGAGGCCGACAACCCACGACTGGTATGGGTAGGGCGTGTGTCTACCGTGCTACTGGGGTTGGTCACTATAGTAGTGGCACTGCTGATTCCCTACATGGGGGGCATTGTCGAAGTGGTGATGGGTTTGGCAGCCATCACTGGCGGAGCTATGTTTTTGCCGCCTTTATGGTCTCTGTTTTCAAAAAGGATCAACGGCCGTTCCGCTTTGGTCGTCACCATGGTCTCGCTCTTGGTCAATACATTATTGAAATTC contains the following coding sequences:
- a CDS encoding T9SS type A sorting domain-containing protein, with translation MRKIIFILIVTYLSSSVQAQDWKDVAVPAEAAQGYKWELQPAPSDDFNYTFTAVKSKSNFGEDKWYNFYHNGWNGPGTTYWQYDHVSVDGSDLVIKSSRNPSTSKMGVPGVNAGCITSNNKVKYPVFVESSVSVANITLASDVWLLSPDDTQEIDIIECYGGADNGNAFFAKFIHLSHHSFIRNPFQDYQPRDLNSWWERSGVSSWGEYAWNNGERKYIRIGVNWISPIHFEYYIDGERVRVMYDKAFATKKGNTWFYTYPSMTNGQLDFENGYQKITQHATGNTYSFQTLETASNASSTSVIDPYNYQNGNGYTKELDIIINVESQDWHVEADRTPTDAELNDPNKNTMKVDWIRVYKPVVDPNYVDKEVNEENNEFVLSADDPASSIRIYPNPANDTLHVQSSLLIRNITILQIDGKKIGMEQINSKNKTLNISLLNAGTYLLNINYSNGQLETKRIVVR
- a CDS encoding c-type cytochrome; this translates as MDWKGKIIVLCVVLGACSQATHESKIVSKPIAVQLMLKDDCFSCHATYEQNIAPPYMDISKRYAEYSEVVKPKLIQKVINGGGGLWYGGNMSPHPFLKPEEVSGMVEWVLSLDERDSTDLKKSESLKNTSAEGVFAVEIVQADLSFIHGYVDQIHLETDQFLEWQSAGKTLRFSANVELKIPGRYMFHLHKTGQGSLTIDGQVVISNRAKDMEAIRTLTAGLHKIEVTYIPLGKSDALKLSWLTPTMSHYHVMKF
- a CDS encoding sodium:solute symporter family protein, which translates into the protein MGILDLGVVFVFAILVFACGMSFSRSGKSVKSFFAAGGALPWWMSGLSLFMSFFSAGTFVVWGSIAYTSGWVAVTIQWTMCLAGVLVAVFVAPRWQRTKVLTAASYITKRFGEQVQKVYTYLFLLISMFTTGAFLYPVAKIVEVSTGLPIWISIIFLGVLILIYTAVGGLWAVIVTDVLQFVVLSAVVIIMVPLSLDQVGGLQGFIDGVPDGFFALASGEYTWGFLLAFGLYNLFFIAGNWAYVQRYVSVSSPKEAKKVGWLFSALYLVSPIIWMLPPMIFRVLNPSLDGLADEGAYMLISKAVMPAGMLGLMLGGMVFATSSSVNTTLNVSASVIVNDLYKLFFPEADNPRLVWVGRVSTVLLGLVTIVVALLIPYMGGIVEVVMGLAAITGGAMFLPPLWSLFSKRINGRSALVVTMVSLLVNTLLKFIMPLILDIQLDRTMEMGVGVGLPIALLLIHEIVAHWLGKTNEPSFLDLESEIEETEIIEKAGDNRYGKRVIGIGIAAIGLLIVLLSAQAHIAILLIGGTGFCVLAIGTAIVVKNLD
- a CDS encoding LacI family DNA-binding transcriptional regulator, whose product is MKHVTIKDVARKLGVSISSVSRAFNDKYDIKPETKARILSVADELGYRPNPIAKKLIKQQSLNIGIIVPEFINDFYARVIIGVQQVLIAKGYQVLIMQSDENPDLERNNTKTLLDNFVDGLIVCPINEHDNILYFKKQISQGVPIVFLGRISAGFIGSKIIFDDYKWSLFATEHLINQGYQTIYHLSGDPQFSVSKKRKAGFLKAMEKHKIPESNYKIIAAGLTAEAGELATTQLIQKEDVPEALFCINDPVALGAMKALRTYHINIPQDIAIVGCTETPMAPLAYPPLTSITQPAVEMGASAAELLLRQIEHGFNTPQTITFDGLLNIRESSTRPIVNS
- a CDS encoding T9SS type A sorting domain-containing protein gives rise to the protein MRNKGFIESVGLIVGLLLSPAILFAQTVVDVHVNLVHKVGDVTTFDRSKFVVIHANFTDNDWTGSEEVFKYLADDLDVYFGRDNGSLGWYMNQATEDADRSGYVNPSYYDQQGSYVKKTVYGQQKASFHPYESKSDVLVGGQTHVFWEGNSTHPCCGGTGWEIASPEAMGEFMGNYFNKFYRDADESSTMGALRPRFMEILNEPLYELIDGVPESTVTPLDVFTFHNQVADEIRLHNDQILIGGYTAAFPYYDENNFQRWNDRMKLFYDTSGDKMDFVSIHLYDFNKHHYNNGSAFHGPINYKGSRIEATLDMMQQYSYMSLGEVKPLLISEYGGRDHSIEWKTWSAIRDWQFMKSISPMLMQFMRRPDEILKTIPFITAKADWGYKNVPYPWRLLRKANEPEAYEGAWVYTEMIKFYELWSDVKGTRVFTQSSNPDVLVDSYVDGQTLYVILSNLNFENEQVQIALEDLTSNVESINIKQLYLSGQAPVLDKDELSASANIAVELAPEATAILAIALGETPALSEQVKEVKYYADAYLKPIEAGKSQNFTFSNVSTSAVSRALLRIGIGRTHELSKQPVVSVNGTPLVVPTNYAGDSQALRNQFFGLLEVEVPAALLKTENNVEVSFADAGGHISSVTMQVFESTRDLGADDDLILGTSAGGQNFELFPNPAASQLQVSLPQEAHMIMIYRLDGVVKWQSSVSTHHLVISTESWPRGLYVAEVYDRSGKRSVKKLVLK